One part of the Kryptolebias marmoratus isolate JLee-2015 linkage group LG2, ASM164957v2, whole genome shotgun sequence genome encodes these proteins:
- the trpc6b gene encoding short transient receptor potential channel 6 codes for MMLTGRVGARPWRPTAQGTGYLFPSQSPACLSLTEEKFLEAVEYGNIPEVKRLLEELPHLNVNCVNYMGLNALQLAVSKEHLDVCKLLLQKKELARIGDALLFAISKGFIRIVEAILGHEVFADGQRLTSPSQVETQDEFFSYDDGGTCFSHDITPIILASQCHEYEIVHILLTKGVRIEQPHDYFCQCRTCCEQQGRDAFSHSKSRISAYKGLASPAYLCLSSQDPVMAALELSNELAVLANTEKEFKNEYQKLSMQCKDFVVGLLDLCRNTEEVEAILNGDTESCADSDTFCRPNLIRLKRAIKYEVKKFVAHPNCQQQLRSIWYENLSGLRQQTLAFKTLLVLGVAVGLPVLAFIYWLAPSSKLGRLMGGPFLKFVAHTASFMIFLCLLVLNAADRFTGTSLLPNMTAHNYPSQLFRMKTTPFTWMEILIISWVIGKIWEECKVIWSQDIREYISEPWNLLDFSILSIFLTSFIARLMAFWHSHSAQGYIDKHYGDLSNMTLPCEIQYFQLARIHWMPSDPQLISEGLYAIAVVLSFSRIAYILPANEQFGPLQISLGRTVKDIFKFMVIFTTVFVAFMVGMFNLYSHYLGAKHNVAFTTIEESFKTLFWAIFGLSEVKSVVININHKFIENTGYVLYGVYNIIMVIVLLNMLIAMFNSSFQEIEDDADVEWKFARAKLWFSYFDHGSTLPVPFNVVPSPKSVVSFMVRVKKLLLDGSSWEGKENPNDELELNNLRKQNEWKDSSRPTTRHQKVMNCLLKRYILKAQTDKDKDEMNEGELKEIKQDISSLRYELLERGNRDVKPLAELIRQLDEVVYVRQRD; via the exons ATGATGCTGACGGGACGTGTCGGTGCCAGACCTTGGAGACCGACTGCTCAAGGAACTGGTTACCTGTTCCCCTCTCAGTCTCCAGCCTGCCTGTctctgactgaggagaagtttCTGGAAGCTGTGGAATATGGCAATATTCCTGAAGTGAAGCGGCTGCTGGAGGAGCTTCCACACCTCAACGTCAACTGTGTAAACTACATGGGCctgaatgcactgcagctggcAGTTTCCAAGGAGCATTTAGACGTTTGTAAGCTTCTTCTTCAGAAGAAAGAACTTGCCAGAATAGGGGATGCTTTGCTGTTCGCCATCAGCAAAGGTTTTATTCGCATAGTAGAGGCCATATTAGGCCACGAGGTCTTTGCAGATGGTCAGAGGCTGACTAGCCCCAGCCAGGTGGAGACACAGGATGAGTTTTTTTCCTATGATGACGGCGGCACGTGTTTCTCTCATGACATCACTCCCATCATCCTGGCTTCACAGTGCCACGAGTACGAAATAGTGCATATTCTTCTCACAAAGGGGGTCCGTATTGAGCAACCCCACGACTACTTCTGTCAGTGCAGGACTTGCTGTGAGCAGCAGGGACGTGACGCTTTCAGTCACTCAAAGTCTCGAATCAGTGCATACAAAGGTCTGGCCAGTCCAGCGTATCTTTGCCTTTCCAGTCAAGACCCTGTGATGGCGGCTCTGGAACTGAGCAATGAGCTCGCAGTTTTGGCAAACACCGAAAAGGAGTTTAAG AACGAGTACCAGAAGCTGTCCATGCAGTGTAAGGACTTTGTGGTGGGACTCCTGGATTTGTGTCGAAACACGGAGGAAGTGGAGGCCATCTTAAACGGTGACACAGAATCCTGTGCTGACTCTGACACCTTTTGCAGACCGAACCTTATCAGGCTAAAACGTGCAATAAAATACGAAGTAAAAAAG TTTGTGGCACATCCAAACTGCCAACAGCAGCTCCGCTCCATCTGGTACGAGAACTTGTCTGGACTACGTCAGCAAACGTTGGCATTTAAAACCCTCCTGGTCCTGGGCGTAGCTGTCGGACTGCCTGTCCTGGCTTTTATTTACTGGCTCGCACCATCAAGTAAG TTGGGCAGGCTTATGGGTGGACCCTTCCTGAAGTTTGTGGCTCACACGGCTTCCTTCATGATCTTCCTTTGTCTGCTGGTCCTGAACGCAGCCGACCGCTTCACAGGAACGTCACTGCTGCCCAACATGACTGCTCACAACTACCCCTCCCAGCTCTTCCGGATGAAGACCACCCCCTTCACCTGGATGGAGATTCTCATCATTTCTTGGGTCATAG gTAAAATATGGGAGGAATGCAAAGTTATTTGGTCACAAGACATCCGAGAGTACATCTCAGAGCCCTGGAACCTTCTAGATTTCAgtattttgtccatttttttgaCCTCTTTCATTGCCAGATTAATGGCTTTCTGGCACTCACACTCTGCACAGGGTTACATTGATAAGCACTACGGTGACCTGTCCAACATGACCCTGCCCTGTGAGATACAGTATTTCCAGCTGG cgAGAATTCACTGGATGCCCTCAGACCCACAGCTCATTTCCGAAGGCCTCTATGCGATTGCTGTCGTCCTGAGTTTTTCCCGTATCGCCTACATCCTGCCTGCCAACGAGCAGTTCGGGCCTCTGCAGATCTCCCTGGGGAGAACGgtgaaagacatttttaaattcatggtGATTTTCACGACAGTTTTTGTTGCATTCATGGTGGGAATGTTCAACCTGTACTCACACTACCTTGGGGCCAAGCACAATGTTGCATTTACAAC AATTgaagaaagttttaaaactttattctgGGCCATCTTTGGCCTGTCCGAAGTGAAATCAGTGGTCATTAACATCAATCATAAATTCATTGAGAACACAGGTTATGTTCTTTATGGGGTGTACAACATCATCATGGTGATCGTTCTGCTGAATATGCTGATTGCAATGTTCAACAGCTCCTTCCAGGAAATTGAG GATGATGCGGATGTCGAGTGGAAATTTGCCAGAGCCAAACTGTGGTTCTCCTATTTTGACCATGGAAGCACACTGCCTGTGCCCTTTAACGTCGTACCCAGTCCAAAATCTGTTGTTTCCTTTATGGTGAGAGTGAAGAAACTTCTCTTGGATGGATCTTCCTGGGAAggcaaagaaaacccaaatgaTGAGTTGGAACTTAACAAT ttaagaaaacaaaacgaaTGGAAGGACTCTT
- the cep126 gene encoding centrosomal protein of 126 kDa encodes MHGFQKHSSYLSNFRLEADGNLENERQFLAREQKLCKARARKFSLDTNRRRKALDERWKLWDIQEKRLRENILQQRRQQVQEATERFQRAHLPPSQRYRQSLRRNAPNIEDALSQIQGSLSSHARQSSLVSSTTNISRSSTPSPTPPTAPKFSRRQALSAVEAYTKLLQEQCRMEKLQDHSLQDSHDSDCCISESLSSKDSLEDEDSNQSTSNLQCSCSSFFLDSERAHSEHKKQSDLCPTSASFSAMMRLDENLTQLRKLHEPQQEKQEDSEWTNNGMAVSEASWGFTSVEKTPKIENHPTPHNNDLSSLCKLPKEDLDYSEVKLLQKNHNDNILLTNRVVLGNPDESPYSKQEALLNLKEQRIHDNSQLQCPSSTNIPFPSKKDNGKDLLFENPPKNNTANNFSNNRILLPTKKENYISSQKNPWASINNFNIVSDSECKSEKAINAVSLSKIQSEPHKCPEEEKPGLPVSVATSHSVCKVKFMKGILKKQSKYMPGDASCMHGSDHLIFAKHIALALRDSVELTKAKTKDLEVNNTVKKKLRWFDEVHTGKDHQPSLTTESRSPKPGPNMTPAASSGYHFTKEAWADVGVQVNLPQEQADGVKVAHSSAKTSGPKAPQRARSARTGGGPVSSRTRKGTVIRPQSATEVNQIAKAQGKLMMPRPPPRTEPVEEKTLHINKTLYGVNHVGINYKQALVMEEALPKNNSVRIFSPKTHDVMTADSAVVYTALPRSYTCLLSEDNTKGTPISGRQEFHHNSGRGSMFREKGLCLDVTPTDEEISQLWHGVRSALNTKDDQNAPKSQALESRQASQKPSAAQSRQPPASANRRLLQSSQPAKQKTELLRTCSSTRNTTLNEGFETAAQLQLAEGLWRESQIVGAMEIAQTRTEPQHRQQQEITTISLEEKKILLSLEKLNHQLYFLQEHAGNNTGTRGLAVIDAPFAKEVNVTNNYKLCASSANPVPYQKKV; translated from the exons ATGCACGGTTTTCAGAAACACTCCTCCTACCTCTC AAATTTCAGGCTGGAAGCTGATGGGAACCTCGAAAATGAGAGACAGTTTTTGGCTCGGGAGCAGAAGTTGTGCAAAGCCCGTGCTCGCAAATTTTCCCTGGATACCAACCGAAGGAGAAA GGCTTTGGATGAAAGATGGAAACTGTGGGACATTCAAGAGAAACGCCTGAGAGAGAACATCCTGCAGCAACGCAGACAGCAAGTACAGGAAGCAACCGAGCGCTTCCAAAGAGCCCATCTACCTCCTTCTCAGAGATACAGGCAAT CTCTCAGAAGAAATGCTCCAAATATTGAAGATGCACTCAGTCAAATCCAAGGCAGCTTGAGTTCCCACGCCCGGCAGTCCTCTCTCGTGTCCAGCACCACAAACATTAGCAG AAGCAGCACTCCATCACCTACGCCTCCCACAGCTCCTAAATTCTCTCGCCGCCAAGCGCTCTCTGCGGTGGAGGCTTACACTAAACTGCTTCAGGAGCAATGCCGGATGGAAAAGCTTCAGGATCACAGTCTGCAG GACAGCCATGACTCAGATTGTTGTATTTCTGAAAGCCTTTCAAGTAAGGACAGCTTGGAGGACGAGGACTCAAACCAAAGCACATCAAATCTGCAGTGTTCCTGCTCATCCTTTTTTCTTGACTCTGAAAGGGCCCATTCAGAGCACAAAAAGCAAAGTGATTTGTGTCCAACATCGGCTTCTTTCTCAGCGATGATGCGTCTTGATGAAAATCTAACCCAACTTAGAAAACTGCATGAACcccagcaggaaaaacaagaggaCTCTGAATGGACTAATAATGGCATGGCTGTGTCTGAAGCTTCCTGGGGTTTCACTTCTGTTGAGAAAACACCTAAAATAGAGAACCACCCGACACCACATAACAATGACTTATCATCTCTTTGTAAACTTCCTAAAGAAGATCTAGATTACTCTGAAGTGAagttattacaaaaaaatcacaatgaCAACATCCTTTTGACAAATAGAGTTGTTCTTGGCAACCCAGATGAGTCTCCATATTCCAAACAAGAGGCTCTACTGAATCTCAAAGAACAGCGGATCCACGACAACAGTCAGTTACAATGTCCATCATCTACAAATATCCCTTTCCCTTCCAAAAAGGACAATGGCAAAGACTTATTGTTTGAGAATCCCCCCAAAAATAACACAGCAAATAATTTCTCAAACAACAGAATCCTTTTgcccacaaaaaaagaaaactatataTCATCTCAAAAAAATCCCTGGGCTTCCATAAATAATTTCAACATTGTTTCAGACTCAGAATGTAAAAGTGAGAAGGCCATAAATGCAGTATCCCTGTCTAAGATTCAGTCAGAACCGCATAAGTGTCCTGAGGAGGAAAAACCAGGTTTGCCTGTTTCAGTGGCCACATCCCATTCAGTGTGCAAAGTCAAATTCATGAAAGGAATTCTTAAAAAACAGTCCAAATATATGCCAGGAGATGCTTCATGTATGCATGGCTCAGACCATTTGATTTTTGCAAAACATATAGCCTTAGCATTAAGAGATAGTGTTGAATtaaccaaagcaaaaacaaaggatCTGGAGGTCAACAACACTGTAAAAAAGAAGCTGCGTTGGTTTGACGAGGTTCATACAGGAAAGGACCACCAGCCGAGTCTCACTACAGAGTCAAGGTCTCCCAAGCCGGGACCCAACATGACCCCTGCAGCCTCCTCTGGCTATCACTTTACAAAAGAAGCATGGGCAGATGTTGGGGTTCAAGTCAACTTGCCCCAAGAACAAGCCGACGGGGTCAAGGTGGCGCATAGCAGCGCCAAGACCAGTGGCCCGAAAGCCCCTCAGAGAGCTCGCTCTGCCAGAACTGGAGGGGGTCCTGTTTCCTCACGGACAAGAAAGGGCACCGTTATACGACCTCAATCTGCCACCGAGGTGAATCAGATTGCCAAAGCCCAAGGGAAGCTGATGATGCCCCGCCCACCTCCTCGGACAGAGCCCGTGGAAGAAAAAACGCTGCACATCAACAAGACTCTATATGGCGTGAACCATGTGGGCATCAACTATAAACAGGCCCTGGTTATGGAGGAGGCCCTGCCCAAGAACAACTCAGTGAGAATTTTCTCACCTAAGACACATGATGTAATGACAGCAGATAGTGCTGTTGTGTACACAGCTCTGCCGCGCTCGTATACCTGCCTCTTGTCAGAGGATAACACAAAAGGCACGCCCATTTCAGGTCGTCAGGAGTTTCACCACAACAGTGGAAGAGGGTCGATGTTCAGAGAAAAAGGCCTTTGTTTGGATGTCACTCCCACAGATGAAGAGATTTCACAGCTCTGGCATGGCGTCCGCAGTGCCCTAAACACAAAGGATG ACCAAAACGCACCTAAAAGCCAAGCGTTGGAGAGCAGGCAGGCCTCACAGAAACCCAGCGCTGCCCAGAGCAGACAGCCTCCCGCCTCAGCAAACAGAAGACTGCTTCAGAGCTCTCAG cCTGCAAAGCAGAAAACTGAGCTACTCAGAACATGTTCAAGCACTCGCAATACCACCTTAAATGAAG GATTTGAGACTGCAGCCCAGTTACAGCTGGCTGAAGGCCTGTGGAGGGAGAGTCAGATTGTGGGTGCCATGGAGATCGCTCAAACACGAACAGAGCCGCAGCACCGCCAGCAGCAGGAGATCACCACCATTTCcctggaggagaagaaaatCCTTCTCTCGCTCGAAAAACTTAACCACCAGCTGTACT ttttgcaGGAACACGCGGGGAATAATACGGGCACGCGTGGTCTTGCAGTTATTGACGCACCCTTT GCAAAAGAAGTGAACGTTACAAATAATTACAAGCTCTGTGCATCCTCAGCAAACCCTGTTCCATACCAGAAGAAAGTCTGA